The Pagrus major chromosome 5, Pma_NU_1.0 genomic sequence CATTGTGCTGAAGTGTGGTCCCTCCTaccctgaaaacatgtttggactCCTGTAACCTGCCTTTTTCTGGAATACCATGACTTTGGTTTTGTCAAGGTTGATATCTACCGCCCAGTTCTGACAGAACgtctccagcagagagaggttCTGCTGTAGGCCCTGTTCTGTTGGGGACAGTAGAACCAGGTCATCTGCATACATGAGGAATTTGATTTCTTTGCCTTGTAGATCTAATCCTGGGCTTGAGGACTGTTCAAGAAGGGTGGCCACTTTATTGCTATAGATGTTGCACAGTGGGAGACAGGTTGCAGCCCTGATGcactccttttccttttccttgtttgaagaactctgttctgttgtttccAGTTTTAACACCGCACTGGTTGTCAGAATATTTGGATTTGATTAGATCATAAATTTTACCCCCAATTCCATATTGGAGAAGTTGTAAAAATAACCCGTTGTGCCAAATTGTGTCAGAAGCCTTTTTTAGatctacaaaacatgcaaatatctttcctttgtgttttctgtggacaTGCTGTTGGATGAGTGTGTGGAGAGTGTATATGTGGccagatgtttctctgtgtctctgacctgtctctctctctgtgtctctgacctgtctctctctctgtgtctctgacctgtctctctctctgtctgtctctctctctctctctgtgtctctgacctgtccctctctctgtgtctctgacctgtctctctctctgtctgtctctgacctgtctctctctctgtgtctctgacctgtctctctctctgtgtctctgacctgtctctctctctgtgtctctgacctgtccctctctctgtgtgtctctgacctgtctctctctctgtgtctctgacctgtctctctctctgtgtctctgacctgtccctctctctgtgtctctgacctgtctctctctctgtgtctctgacctgtctctctctctgtgtctctgacctgtccctctctctgtctgtctctgacctgtctctctctctgtgtctctgacctgtccctctctctgtctgtctctgacctgtccctctctctgtctgtctctgacctgtccctctctctgtgtctctgacctgtctctctctctgtgtctctgacctgtccctctctctctctctctctctgtcagctgaTGGTCCTTCAGAACGTTCTGGAGAAACTTCAGAGCAGGAAGTCGTCAACGATGGACAGAAGACAGAGCCGCCTGACAACTGTGAGACCAACATCACAGTATTACTGAAGTAATACTGcaatcaggaggagatgatgactgaaccTGACTgcagtattactgcagtattaCTGCAGTAATACACACCTGTAGTACTGTGGATGCTCtctaacctgtgtgtgtgtgtgtgtgtgtgtgtgtgtgtgtgtgtgtgtcagtgtgatgtcAGGGCGTCCTGCTCGGTGAAGAAAGGTCGTCGCTTCGGTCAGCTCTGTGACTGTCAGCCGGGCTCCAGGTGTaacttcttcttcctcaggtGTTTGTGACCTTCATCACACCTGAttacatcatcaccatcaccatcatctcctcctccgtGCTGATGAAAGTCTTGTTCACAGTATCTGAACAGACATTAAATCCTTTATTAAGATGaaactggagctgctgagctaacagtgttagcacgAGCTCCACCGCATGTCCAGGATGtaaatctggtctcctcagatcaggttgatctctgtgatcacagcagacgagctgatggagacacctgatgtttaaatcatctccagctgcttcagctgttcagcagaacgctgcaactctgttttactgtgaagctccagaaatgttctgtggactacgagacttcacctgactttatatcatcaggaggagatgatggctgagcctgactttatatcatcaggaggagatgatgactgagcctgactttatatcgtcaggaggagatgatggctgagcctgactttatatcatcaggaggagatgatgactgagcctgactttatatcatcaggaggagatgatgactgagcctgactttatatcatcaggaggagatgatggctgagcctgactttatatcatcaggaggagatgatggctgagcctgactttatatcatcaggagatgatgagtgAGGTTACATTAAtgggtgaactattcctttaactcgTCCACTGGGtctcttcaaaataaagctgcagAGGTGGaaacatttcccatgatgcaccaGGATAATGTCTCCGTCTTATAGATAAACTTAACAGACCTCTGTGGTCTCTGCGATGATGCTCCTGTAAACCCTCAGTTCTGTCTGCAggctcatgttttatttttctaataaaaTCAGTTGAATTCACTTTGACGCAGTTTGACTTTGTGTTGAACTGATGAGTCTGTAGCATCAGTCATTATTTCACTTCTTCATTTGTAACATGATCATTTAGTTTGTAAGCATCACGGTTGTCTCAGACAGACGTAGTGCAGTAAAGTAACTGTGCTGTCATCAGAGGAAACATGGAGTGATGTCCAGAGGACAGCTGGAGGACACAGTGATTCAGCAGGTAACGTCTTTTATtgaaatatatttgaaatgttGGGAACAAAAGTGGAGCCTCAGTAACTGAAACAGACCGACTGAAACAAGAGGTCAGTGAAGGACACACGGCTCAGAGACttcaacacaaaaactacaaccaGTCTGATGAAACTCAAACCAACAACTTCCTGCTGAGCTCACCTGAGACACAAACTAAAGTCACAGCTGCTCTACCTGAGAGCACCGACCAATCGCAGCCCCCCTCGGTCCATCAGTCCCACAGCAGGTCCGTCCGTCCCGCCATCGACATGTACTCGTCCAGCTGAGCGTCCAGACGGCTCTTACTCAGGGACATGTAGTCGTCCAGCTGTCTGTCCAGCCTGCTCCTGGACATGGACATGTACTCATCCAGCTGAGTGTCCAGCTGCTTCTTCGTTGGTACGTCAGCTTTACTCCGGACACGCCCCCCAGAGGCAGTGGCCCCGCCCCTCTGCAGGTGCACACCGAGCTGTGTTCGTCctgcaggacaaacaggaaacaaacaggaaacagttttCATCTAAAGCAAACTGACTGGATGTTTGTGGTGTGAAAGTGAGCTGATTGGTTCGTGTTTCCATCAGGTGTTTGAGATTATTTGAACAGCTCTACAGGTGAGTCTGAGGTCACTCATCagtctgtctgagtgtgtttacTGCTCagctgtaaacaggaagtctCACTGCTGTCCACGTCTTCATCACACCTGAACAAGAACTCACCTGCAGTCAGGTTTCTCCTCGTCAGGAGGCGACGCTGACTGGGATGACTGTGCAGGTTCCCTCGTCCTgtagaacaaacacacaggtagAGGTGTAACtacaggtccaggtgtgactacaggtccaggtgtgactacaggtccaggtgtaactacaggtccaggtgtgactacaggtccaggtgtgactacaggtccaggtccaggtgtaactacaggtccaggtgtgactacaggtccaggtgtaactacaggtccaggtgtgactacaggtccaggtgtaactacaggtccaggtgtgactacaggtccaggtgtaactacaggtccaggtgtaactacaggtccaggtccaggtgtgactacaggtccaggtgtaactacaggtccaggtgtgactacaggtccaggtgtaactacaggtccaggtgtaactacaggtccaggtgtgactacaggtccaggtgtgactacaggtccaggtgtaactacaggtccaggtgtgactacaggtccaggtgtaactacaggtccaggtgtaactacaggtccaggtccaggtgtgactacaggtccaggtgtaactacaggtccaggtgtgactacaggtccaggtgtaactacaggtccaggtgtaactacaggtccaggtgtgactacaggtccaggtccaggtgtgactacaggtccaggtccaggtgtgactacaggtccaggtccaggtgtgactacaggtccaggtgtgactacaggtccaggtgtaactacaggtccaggtgtgactacaggtccaggtccaggtgtgactacaggtccaggtgtaactacaggtccaggtgtaactacaggtccaggtgtgactacaggtccaggtgtgactacaggtccaggtgtaactacaggtccaggtgtaactacaggtccaggtgtgactacaggtccaggtgtaactacaggtccaggtgtgactaCAGGTCCAGGTGTAACTACAGGTCCAGGTGTAACTGCAGGTCCAGGTGTAACTACAGGTCCAGGTGTAACtacaggtccaggtgtgactacaggtccaggtgtaactacaggtccaggtccaggtgtgactaCAGGTCCAGGTGTAACTGCAGGTCCAGGTGTAACTGCAGGTTTAATAAATATGTTATATGCTAATTTAGCTGATGAACTTTAGCACCTGGTGTCTGCTTCAggtgtgtgatgtcacactgtctGACTTGGCTCTGCTGAGGTTTCATGTGATCTACTCACTCCTGTAGGTGGACTTGAACCGTGCTCTCCATCTGTATTTGTTCCTGAAGCTCCAGAACCCTCGAGGTCTGGAGGCCAAGCGGCAACGAGTCACCTGCTGCCAGCCCAGTCGAGTCCACACGCTCCTCCTCTTCACGCGCTGCTTCATCCTCACAGACGAGTCACGAGTCTGCATTGAGTCAGAGGGTTCACCGGGTCAGTGTGGAGTCAGAGGGTTCACCGGGTCAGTGTGGAGTCAGAGGGTTCACCGGGTCAGTGTGgactgtgctgctgctcctcatTGGTCCACAGCTCAGTGACTCACCTGTAGGTCGGGCAGCAGTGACGTCTCTCCCTTCACCAGCAGGACCAGCTGTGTGGCGCCACCCAatgtcctctgctgcagctggacggggtcaaaggtcaccgtCCTGGGCTGGATCAGCTGGTCCACCAGCACCtgagagaagctgcagcagaggacgacacagagacacagattaTAAAGTGTCCAAACATCAGTCATGATGACTCAGTGCACAGAAAACatactgatgattgattgattgattgactgatctGGATCAATACACTTCAGATGCACATTAAATGTCTCACCGCTCATTGAGAGAAAGTGTGGAGGAACCTCTGAGGTATAACGAGCCTGGTCCGGACGGATCCATCcgcctgctgctcctctgactCATTCTGCTCAACACGAGACTGAGGTTAGAAAACCCGCTGAGTCCAATCTGCTTCACCTGCGCTGattaacagacacacacctgtgatcaCTGAGGCAGCgagcacgcacacgcacacacacgcacacgcacacacacacacacggcagtaGTTAAATAGACAGCGAGCATCATCTTTCGCGCCGAACACACCATGTTACAATCGGCTGCAGAAATTACGTTAAAAGTAgatttctgtttcttctctgcGGTTTAAATGAGAGCCGAATGAGAGCAACGAGCACAAAGACTCGCGAGTCTCAAACTTTGGTCTGTGCGTCTTTTCGTTTTGTCGTTTAGCCAAGAAACATGAACGTTTCACCGGATTTTAAACGGAATTCACCGCCATTGTCTCTACGTCACAGGAGCGCAACACGCTTTGATTTTacagctagcattagctttagTCTTTAATCTGTGAAGGTCAGTTTTCGGTAGAAATCAACAGCTGCTGATGGTTAACTCCAGGTGTGAGGGTCACAGTTCACCTGTTACCTGCCGCGGGCTCAGGTGAGGCTCGCTCCGGAGCTAACTGACCGCGATGCTAATCTTCTAGCTGCCCCGTGTGCAGTTAATTTGCTCAGCTCGGTTCCTCTGAGAGGTTCAGATGTTTCCTTACACACGTTGTCAGAACATTAAACTGCTTCAGCGGCGTCCACAAATTAACTTTCCTGACTTAAATtgacttttaaataaaatgcacttAGTGAGCCTCAATTTACTGGAAGCTGAAGCACTAAGCAATGCCACACTAtacaagctaatgttagctaatttAGCAACATCTCCCATAATTCTTGTGACGTTACTATCACCTGTCGCTCACCTGACTCTTCAGTTCAGACTGAAACAGGTGAATTCagagaaaagactgaaaatgttttttaaatccaCTCTTATTATGACAGACTGACCAGCTACCGGCAGCTAACggtagctaacagcagctaccaGCAGCTAACGGTAGCTACCAGCAGCTAACGGTAGCTACCAGCAGCTAACGGTAGCTACCAGCAGCTA encodes the following:
- the LOC140996429 gene encoding uncharacterized protein isoform X1; this translates as MVKQIGLSGFSNLSLVLSRMSQRSSRRMDPSGPGSLYLRGSSTLSLNERFSQVLVDQLIQPRTVTFDPVQLQQRTLGGATQLVLLVKGETSLLPDLQTRDSSVRMKQRVKRRSVWTRLGWQQVTRCRLASRPRGFWSFRNKYRWRARFKSTYRRRGNLHSHPSQRRLLTRRNLTAGRTQLGVHLQRGGATASGGRVRSKADVPTKKQLDTQLDEYMSMSRSRLDRQLDDYMSLSKSRLDAQLDEYMSMAGRTDLLWD
- the LOC140996429 gene encoding uncharacterized protein isoform X2, which encodes MSQRSSRRMDPSGPGSLYLRGSSTLSLNERFSQVLVDQLIQPRTVTFDPVQLQQRTLGGATQLVLLVKGETSLLPDLQTRDSSVRMKQRVKRRSVWTRLGWQQVTRCRLASRPRGFWSFRNKYRWRARFKSTYRRRGNLHSHPSQRRLLTRRNLTAGRTQLGVHLQRGGATASGGRVRSKADVPTKKQLDTQLDEYMSMSRSRLDRQLDDYMSLSKSRLDAQLDEYMSMAGRTDLLWD